From the genome of Saccharicrinis carchari, one region includes:
- a CDS encoding RluA family pseudouridine synthase, translating into MSEEKENKEQFEEWEDGANEMFEHFRFVVDEGQKQLRIDKFLVNRMEKSSRNKIQESAAAGNILVDGVAVKANYKVKPNDTITIVMEYPRREIEIIPQDIPLSIVYEDNHLMVINKDPGMVVHPGHGNYSGTLVNALAYHLKDLPLFNALDPRPGLVHRIDKDTSGLLVVAKTEQAKNHLAKQFFDKTSERSYTALVWGNMDEEEGTVTGHIGRSLKNRLQMVVFPDGDFGKHAVTHYKVLERLGYVTLVQCVLETGRTHQIRAHMKYIGHTLFNDERYGGNEILKGTTFTKYKQFVQNCFKILPRQALHAKSLGFVHPHTGEKMSFDSELPQDMALAVEKWRGYIANRHE; encoded by the coding sequence ATGAGCGAGGAGAAAGAGAACAAGGAGCAATTTGAAGAGTGGGAAGATGGGGCGAACGAGATGTTTGAGCATTTCCGCTTTGTGGTAGATGAAGGGCAAAAACAATTGCGTATTGACAAGTTTTTGGTCAATAGGATGGAAAAATCGTCCCGAAACAAGATACAGGAATCTGCTGCTGCCGGTAATATATTGGTGGATGGCGTGGCGGTAAAGGCCAATTACAAGGTAAAACCCAACGATACCATTACCATTGTGATGGAGTATCCACGCAGAGAGATTGAAATAATACCGCAAGACATACCCTTAAGCATTGTTTACGAAGACAATCACCTGATGGTCATTAACAAAGATCCGGGTATGGTAGTACATCCCGGTCATGGTAATTATTCAGGTACTTTAGTCAATGCATTGGCCTACCATTTAAAAGATTTACCACTTTTTAATGCCCTGGATCCCCGGCCCGGATTGGTACACCGCATCGACAAGGATACATCGGGTTTGTTGGTGGTGGCCAAAACGGAGCAAGCAAAAAATCATCTGGCTAAACAATTTTTTGATAAAACGAGCGAGCGTAGTTATACAGCGTTGGTATGGGGCAATATGGACGAAGAGGAAGGTACGGTGACCGGACATATCGGACGCAGCCTGAAAAACAGGTTACAGATGGTGGTTTTTCCTGATGGCGATTTTGGTAAGCATGCCGTTACGCATTACAAGGTGCTGGAACGCCTGGGTTATGTTACCCTGGTACAATGTGTGCTGGAAACAGGCCGAACCCACCAGATACGCGCTCATATGAAATACATTGGACACACTCTTTTTAATGATGAACGGTATGGCGGAAACGAAATACTGAAAGGAACCACTTTCACTAAATATAAGCAGTTTGTTCAAAATTGCTTCAAGATACTACCCCGACAAGCATTACATGCCAAATCGCTGGGTTTTGTACATCCGCATACAGGCGAAAAAATGAGTTTCGACAGTGAGCTACCTCAGGATATGGCCCTGGCCGTGGAAAAATGGAGAGGGTATATTGCTAATCGGCACGAATAG
- a CDS encoding PASTA domain-containing protein, which translates to MSLPKFLISKKFLIHIASAIGLVAVILITTFISLNVYTHHGESFATPDFSGLTELQFIDLVQQKNLRYKIIDSVHISDVTPGVVVEQTPKPGSHVKENRTVFFTINAYSSEQVPMPQLVDFSLRNAQVTLESYGIRVGQLIYIPSEYTQLVLGQHYQGKPIKPGTLIAKGSYVDLLVGQGLSDEKTAIPNLLGRTLEEARAILQTNSLNIDAVIYDDSIPTAEDSLRAFVWRQLPQSETGKKLRLGSSLDIWLTIDSMRLMPDTLIQTSPTPY; encoded by the coding sequence ATGTCGCTACCTAAATTTTTAATCAGCAAAAAGTTCCTTATTCATATTGCCTCCGCCATTGGATTAGTGGCGGTAATTCTGATAACAACCTTTATTAGTCTGAATGTATACACCCATCATGGCGAGAGTTTTGCTACACCTGATTTTTCAGGACTTACTGAGTTGCAATTTATTGATTTAGTACAGCAAAAAAATCTACGTTATAAAATTATCGATTCAGTACACATTTCGGATGTTACGCCCGGTGTAGTGGTGGAACAAACCCCCAAGCCCGGTAGTCATGTTAAAGAAAACCGCACTGTTTTTTTTACCATCAATGCGTATTCTTCCGAACAGGTGCCTATGCCTCAATTGGTAGATTTTTCCTTACGCAATGCCCAGGTAACACTTGAGTCCTACGGAATCCGGGTAGGACAGTTAATTTATATTCCTTCGGAATATACACAATTGGTGCTGGGACAACATTATCAGGGCAAACCCATTAAGCCGGGTACACTGATAGCCAAAGGTTCGTATGTAGATTTATTGGTAGGTCAGGGATTAAGCGACGAAAAAACAGCCATTCCTAACCTGTTGGGTAGGACACTTGAAGAGGCCAGAGCAATATTGCAAACCAATTCATTAAATATAGATGCCGTTATTTACGACGATAGCATACCTACTGCCGAGGACAGTTTGCGCGCTTTTGTTTGGCGCCAGTTGCCTCAATCTGAGACAGGCAAGAAACTACGGCTGGGTTCATCCTTAGATATTTGGCTTACGATTGATTCAATGCGCTTAATGCCTGATACTTTAATTCAGACCAGCCCAACCCCCTACTAA
- a CDS encoding MATE family efflux transporter, with the protein MLRYLKKSFYHDYSPHYWPNFKLALPVVLSQAGQMVVGLADTIMVGQLGATELAAVSFANSIFTIGLVVNIGLAIAVTPLVGKAHGANKPKKCGYWLKQGLVANFIFALLQIVLMFGVSFTMPFMGQESAVVQAAIPYYLILVSSILPFSIFMVFKQFSEGIANTRIAMVITLVANITNIALNYILIFGKAGFPQLGIDGAGWATLISRILMPLAFIIVFIRLPFFELYKASFKKAKIRFKEIVSVIKVGVPIGGQMVIEVFAFSMGAIMMGWINQESMAAHQIVISMASVTYMMSMGLSAAATIKVSNYLGAGDWSNLKHSAYAIIHKVIIFMFFTAILFIGLRNFLPTLFVDDVNVINIAATLMVVAGIFQLFDGLQAVWLGALRGLEDVRMPTVIAFITWIILALPISYICTFVLNMGPIGVWLGYLFGLFAGSILLHIRFAQMYRKMSNNTPLGANSEKSS; encoded by the coding sequence ATGCTTAGATATTTAAAAAAATCGTTTTACCACGATTACTCGCCTCACTACTGGCCTAACTTTAAATTGGCTCTGCCGGTTGTACTGTCGCAAGCGGGGCAAATGGTAGTGGGATTGGCCGACACCATTATGGTGGGGCAATTGGGTGCTACAGAGCTGGCTGCTGTATCTTTTGCCAACAGCATTTTTACCATAGGGTTGGTGGTTAACATTGGTTTGGCCATTGCCGTAACGCCCTTGGTGGGTAAGGCGCATGGTGCCAACAAACCCAAAAAGTGTGGTTACTGGCTAAAGCAAGGATTGGTAGCCAACTTTATATTCGCACTGCTTCAGATAGTGCTTATGTTTGGTGTTTCGTTTACCATGCCGTTTATGGGGCAGGAGTCGGCTGTTGTACAAGCGGCCATACCTTATTACTTAATATTGGTGTCCTCTATTTTACCCTTCAGTATATTTATGGTGTTTAAACAGTTTTCCGAAGGGATTGCCAACACACGGATAGCCATGGTTATCACTCTTGTTGCTAACATAACAAATATCGCACTCAACTATATCCTTATTTTTGGCAAGGCGGGTTTCCCTCAGCTTGGAATAGATGGTGCAGGCTGGGCTACTTTGATTTCGCGAATATTAATGCCCCTTGCTTTTATTATTGTTTTTATACGATTGCCTTTTTTTGAGTTATACAAGGCATCTTTTAAAAAGGCTAAAATACGTTTCAAGGAAATTGTTTCCGTAATAAAGGTTGGTGTGCCCATTGGCGGTCAAATGGTAATTGAGGTTTTTGCCTTTAGCATGGGAGCTATAATGATGGGCTGGATAAATCAGGAGTCGATGGCAGCGCATCAAATTGTTATTTCAATGGCCAGTGTTACCTATATGATGTCGATGGGACTTTCGGCCGCGGCCACCATTAAAGTGAGTAATTATTTGGGTGCAGGCGACTGGTCAAACCTAAAACACTCGGCCTATGCCATAATACATAAGGTGATAATTTTTATGTTTTTTACCGCTATTTTATTTATTGGCCTTCGGAATTTTTTACCCACCCTATTTGTAGATGATGTAAACGTAATAAACATTGCTGCCACATTAATGGTGGTGGCCGGTATTTTTCAACTCTTTGATGGTTTGCAAGCTGTATGGTTAGGTGCTTTACGGGGCTTAGAAGATGTAAGAATGCCTACTGTAATTGCTTTTATAACCTGGATAATATTGGCTTTGCCTATTTCATACATCTGCACCTTTGTATTAAATATGGGACCAATAGGCGTGTGGTTAGGTTATCTTTTTGGTTTGTTTGCCGGAAGCATTTTACTGCATATCAGGTTTGCTCAAATGTACAGGAAAATGAGCAACAATACTCCCCTTGGTGCGAATAGCGAAAAAAGCAGCTAA
- a CDS encoding citrate (Si)-synthase: MDYIKQKLIEVALPKAEMVHKLVKEHGNTVLQEITMQQVLTGMKGIVGLLTCTSKLDPQEGIRFRGYSIPELKQKLPKIKEDGEPLPEGIFYLMLTGELPTNKDVKHISEQWATRAQVIPSHVFDVIEALPKDAHPMIQFNTAILAMSTESQFRKAYLIGMDKKDYWDPTYEGVMDLISRLPIIAAYIYRRVFHKGDHIPQDPSLDWAGNLAHMMGHSSEEVKRLMRLYMLIHSDHEGGNVSAHATHLVGSALSNPYYSFSAGMNGLAGPLHGMANQDVMHWLNKMKREIGSEDPTEAQIKAYAEETIANGRVIPGYGHAVLRKTDPRFQVQLDFANKYIPDAPYIKLVNKVYNVVPDVLLNTGKVKNPWPNVDAVSGSLLTSFGIAEYPIYTVLFGVSRSLGVLTSLIWDRLYGLPIERPKSEPLQWFIDRVPKQ, translated from the coding sequence ATGGATTATATAAAACAAAAATTAATTGAGGTAGCCTTACCTAAAGCCGAAATGGTGCATAAGCTGGTGAAAGAACATGGCAATACTGTTCTGCAAGAAATTACCATGCAACAAGTACTTACCGGCATGAAAGGAATCGTTGGGCTCTTAACCTGTACGTCAAAATTAGATCCTCAGGAAGGTATTCGTTTTAGAGGCTATAGCATTCCCGAATTAAAGCAAAAATTACCTAAGATAAAAGAGGACGGGGAACCATTGCCCGAAGGTATTTTTTATTTGATGCTTACAGGCGAATTGCCCACAAATAAAGATGTAAAGCACATTAGTGAGCAGTGGGCTACCAGAGCACAGGTAATACCGTCACATGTATTTGATGTGATAGAAGCCCTGCCAAAGGACGCTCACCCGATGATACAATTTAACACGGCTATTTTAGCCATGTCTACGGAATCGCAATTTCGTAAAGCCTATTTAATAGGGATGGACAAAAAAGATTATTGGGATCCCACATACGAGGGAGTGATGGATTTGATATCGCGCTTACCCATTATTGCGGCCTATATCTATCGCAGGGTTTTCCATAAAGGCGATCATATCCCGCAGGATCCCAGCCTCGATTGGGCAGGTAACCTGGCGCATATGATGGGACACAGTAGCGAAGAGGTTAAGCGGTTGATGCGCTTGTATATGCTTATTCATTCCGATCACGAAGGAGGTAATGTTTCTGCCCATGCTACACACCTGGTGGGTTCGGCTTTATCTAACCCTTATTATAGCTTTTCGGCAGGAATGAATGGCTTGGCTGGTCCTTTGCATGGCATGGCCAACCAGGATGTGATGCACTGGCTCAATAAAATGAAACGCGAAATTGGCTCCGAGGATCCTACTGAGGCCCAAATAAAAGCATACGCCGAGGAAACTATTGCCAATGGAAGGGTGATTCCGGGCTATGGACATGCAGTGCTGCGCAAAACAGACCCGCGCTTTCAGGTACAGCTGGACTTTGCGAACAAATACATACCTGATGCACCGTATATAAAACTGGTTAATAAAGTGTACAATGTGGTGCCTGATGTACTATTGAATACAGGAAAAGTCAAAAACCCATGGCCCAACGTGGATGCCGTATCCGGTTCGTTATTAACCAGCTTCGGAATCGCTGAGTATCCTATTTACACGGTACTGTTCGGCGTTTCCAGATCCTTAGGTGTACTCACCTCACTTATTTGGGATAGGCTATACGGACTACCTATTGAACGGCCTAAATCGGAACCCCTTCAATGGTTTATAGATAGGGTGCCTAAGCAGTAA
- a CDS encoding ligand-binding sensor domain-containing protein, with translation MRYNILVGLCFYLFSAYGAVPSDVSVTSYSVNEGLTGNGITAIFQDSRGFLWIGTQDGLNMYNGYTFRSFRHTLSDSTSISGNQIQCIAEDSNGDIWIGTIGNGLSKWSRNTETFTSFGTNRNSLLNMPEDNIYGLYVDSDATLWAKTDNYLLNISTKPLALSTYGLYSNIFKFQDKLSIPIFRKSPYYLWIGTKEGVAQFNIQNKLHERLVVDHRYGTYSNEVGAITGMLQLTNKSYLWGGKQGLFHITQVDSGKFITKEINHKLSNKMGGVNAILQHSSGTIWVATKSGLLMAEYDEKQDVVYFDSELYYNRPQNMICSEEVTFLFEDSSGLLWVGTRYNGLFKADFKPKKFGSIRPGIPKYEDLNSADIKSIFIDERNMIWLGTSDKGIKIIDQVNGDIYHYPVNLTLNKIDQDMVLSMCKDSQQRVWIGTPEGIYVFYLDKGLITEFSYANSKEVKYLLKQNRINTIAEDAKGNIWFGTQFGLYRYDGSVITNYFADTDNQQGICSDEVNDLYLDSEGILWIGTSNGVNFIDSNSDSVKRIGRLRNSHDSISVLSNNYILSITEDLDHSIWFGTRSGLSFYNKKNDTSGFYTHSSGLANDMVYGVLCDLNSDIWLSTNKGISVIKTNMQIHNFDKTDGLPGYVFNPGVVARSQSGVCYFGGAKGVAYLNPDSIHYNMHRPKMVFTSIELYHRGKLVKKCKRNREHIKLKYRKSSMLKVRFAALEFSEPSKNKYQTYLEGFDDDWRPVTTNNVMDISDLPAGEYTLHVKGANNDLVWTDEPLSISIEIVPPIWMTNYAYAFYFIALLFLVQSIINYQIRHYKKAYKAMGEKAVDKKKIEAQREQLSKINQSLTDSIYYARRIQEAILPSESEIQKVLPQSFVYYRPKDLVSGDFYWKHQVNDKIFVAAVDCTGHGVPGAFMSIVAYDMLKSILNSEIKYCPAYILDRLNKEINDTFKKKQGNITERLLNVDDGMDIALCIIDKKNKKLSFAGANNPLYLVRQNEIFIYKGDRFPIGYKGDKDILFSRHDIQLEENDVFYIFSDGYADQFGGSDGKKFKYRRFRHLLLNIHQLPAEDQKAILHQKIEEWMGSHEQVDDIIVMGVQPLKP, from the coding sequence ATGCGATATAACATTTTAGTCGGTTTGTGCTTTTACTTGTTTTCTGCGTACGGAGCTGTGCCCTCGGATGTCAGTGTAACTTCCTATTCGGTTAATGAGGGCTTAACGGGCAATGGTATTACTGCTATTTTTCAGGATAGTAGAGGGTTTTTATGGATTGGTACACAAGACGGCTTAAACATGTACAACGGCTACACCTTTAGGTCATTCAGGCACACGCTATCAGATTCCACCTCCATATCGGGCAATCAAATTCAGTGTATAGCCGAAGATTCCAATGGTGATATATGGATTGGTACCATTGGTAACGGATTAAGTAAATGGAGCCGAAACACCGAAACATTTACCTCCTTCGGCACCAATAGAAACAGCTTACTTAATATGCCCGAAGACAACATTTATGGATTATATGTTGATTCGGACGCAACTTTATGGGCCAAAACGGACAACTATCTCTTAAACATCTCTACCAAGCCTTTAGCCCTGAGCACATATGGCTTATACAGCAATATCTTTAAGTTCCAGGACAAGCTGAGCATTCCAATATTCAGAAAATCGCCATACTATCTTTGGATTGGTACAAAAGAGGGAGTTGCACAGTTTAATATCCAAAATAAATTGCATGAACGTTTGGTGGTAGATCATCGGTATGGTACTTACTCAAACGAAGTAGGAGCCATCACCGGCATGCTTCAGCTTACAAACAAATCGTACCTGTGGGGAGGCAAACAGGGGCTCTTTCATATTACACAAGTTGATAGTGGTAAGTTTATAACCAAAGAAATAAACCATAAACTATCGAATAAAATGGGTGGGGTAAATGCTATCCTTCAGCATTCCTCAGGTACAATATGGGTAGCCACCAAATCAGGACTACTAATGGCTGAATACGACGAAAAGCAAGATGTAGTTTATTTTGATAGCGAATTATATTATAATCGTCCACAAAACATGATATGTTCAGAGGAGGTTACTTTCCTGTTTGAAGATAGCTCCGGCTTACTGTGGGTGGGTACACGCTACAATGGCTTGTTTAAGGCCGATTTTAAACCAAAAAAGTTTGGCAGTATTAGGCCGGGCATTCCCAAATATGAAGATTTAAACAGCGCCGATATAAAAAGTATTTTCATCGACGAACGAAACATGATATGGTTAGGCACTTCGGATAAAGGAATAAAGATTATTGATCAGGTAAACGGCGACATCTATCATTATCCGGTTAATTTAACTCTGAACAAAATAGATCAGGATATGGTGCTTTCCATGTGTAAAGATTCGCAACAACGCGTATGGATTGGCACACCGGAGGGTATTTATGTTTTTTACTTAGACAAAGGTTTAATTACCGAATTTTCGTATGCCAACAGCAAAGAGGTTAAGTATCTGCTTAAACAAAACAGAATTAATACCATCGCGGAAGATGCCAAGGGCAATATTTGGTTCGGCACACAGTTCGGGCTGTATAGATATGATGGAAGTGTGATCACTAACTACTTTGCCGATACAGATAACCAACAGGGGATATGTAGCGATGAAGTAAATGATCTGTACCTTGATTCGGAAGGAATACTTTGGATAGGAACAAGCAATGGGGTTAATTTTATCGACAGCAACAGCGATTCTGTAAAACGAATAGGACGCCTGCGCAATTCACATGACAGCATCTCTGTGTTAAGCAATAATTATATATTATCAATAACGGAAGACCTGGATCATAGTATATGGTTTGGAACCCGATCGGGACTTAGTTTTTACAATAAAAAAAACGATACATCGGGTTTTTATACCCACTCCTCGGGCTTAGCCAACGATATGGTTTATGGCGTGCTTTGCGATTTAAACTCAGACATATGGCTAAGTACCAATAAGGGAATTTCCGTTATTAAAACCAACATGCAAATCCATAATTTTGATAAAACCGACGGCTTACCCGGATACGTATTTAACCCGGGTGTGGTGGCCAGGTCGCAGTCGGGAGTTTGTTATTTTGGAGGAGCTAAAGGGGTGGCCTACCTCAACCCCGATTCCATCCATTACAATATGCATCGCCCTAAGATGGTGTTTACTTCCATTGAGTTGTATCATCGTGGCAAGCTGGTAAAAAAATGCAAACGCAACAGGGAACATATTAAGTTGAAATACAGAAAAAGCTCCATGCTTAAAGTACGCTTTGCGGCGCTGGAGTTTTCGGAACCCAGCAAAAACAAATACCAAACCTACCTCGAGGGGTTCGATGATGACTGGCGGCCAGTTACAACAAATAATGTGATGGATATATCGGATTTGCCCGCAGGAGAATACACCCTGCACGTAAAGGGCGCCAACAACGACCTGGTATGGACGGATGAGCCCCTGTCGATTTCCATTGAAATAGTTCCTCCAATTTGGATGACAAATTATGCTTATGCTTTTTATTTTATTGCACTGCTCTTTCTTGTTCAATCCATTATAAATTACCAGATACGACATTATAAAAAAGCCTATAAAGCAATGGGCGAAAAAGCAGTTGACAAAAAGAAAATAGAAGCACAACGCGAGCAACTGTCTAAAATAAACCAAAGCTTAACGGACAGTATCTACTATGCCAGAAGAATTCAGGAAGCAATACTACCCTCCGAGAGTGAGATACAAAAAGTGCTGCCCCAATCCTTCGTGTATTACAGACCCAAAGATTTGGTAAGTGGCGATTTTTATTGGAAGCACCAGGTTAACGATAAAATATTTGTGGCTGCTGTCGATTGTACAGGACACGGCGTGCCGGGCGCATTTATGTCAATTGTTGCATATGATATGCTAAAGAGTATTTTAAATAGCGAAATTAAATACTGCCCGGCCTACATTCTCGACAGGCTCAACAAAGAAATAAATGATACTTTTAAAAAGAAACAAGGAAACATTACAGAGCGCTTGTTAAATGTAGATGACGGAATGGACATTGCTTTGTGCATAATAGACAAAAAGAATAAAAAACTGTCTTTTGCAGGTGCGAATAACCCCCTATATCTGGTTCGTCAGAACGAAATTTTTATTTATAAGGGAGATCGATTCCCTATTGGATATAAAGGAGACAAAGACATTCTTTTTTCGCGGCACGATATTCAATTGGAAGAGAATGATGTGTTTTATATTTTCTCGGATGGTTATGCCGACCAGTTTGGTGGAAGCGATGGTAAAAAATTTAAGTACCGCCGATTCAGGCATTTATTACTAAATATACATCAGCTACCCGCAGAAGATCAAAAAGCTATTCTTCACCAAAAAATAGAAGAATGGATGGGTAGTCACGAGCAGGTGGACGACATAATTGTTATGGGGGTACAACCACTCAAGCCGTAA
- a CDS encoding FAD-binding and (Fe-S)-binding domain-containing protein, with translation MVLSKNQLPYNQLSSLLKGEVSYRHLDRAQHATDASAYREKPMGVVWPRDDSDLNLIVDFAYKNQIALIPRGAGTSLAGQVVGKGLVVNMSKHMNNIIELNTEEKWVIVEPGVVLDELNKYLAPHGLFFGPETSTSNRCTIGGMMGNNSCGSHSLVYGSTRDHLLEVHGYLANGEEVLFKEIQNWEFESKCQQEGLEGDIYREIKNMLSDAANIEEIKKEFPHIDIHRRNTGYAIDYLAGMSPFNEEGDNFNMCKLIAGSEGTLMLASKIKLNLVPTPPKHQALICVHFSSLQESLHGNIAALKHQPRAVELIDDKIIELAGESVAQQANRFFISGTPAAILVIELAHDSLTKLEKQVQNLIADFKREGLGYAYPIINAENMGKVWAFRKAGLGVLSNMKGDDLPVAVIEDTAVLPSDLPAYANEINELLDSLGKDCVFYAHVGSGELHLRPVLNLKNPEDVKLFRTIAKATAKIVKKYDGSLSGEHGDGRLRGEFIPFMVGDLNYALFIRIKNAFDPQGLFNPDKIVKTPPMNTSLRYRPANPEKKIKTIFSWDDTLGMLRAAEKCSGSGDCLKSEVIGGTMCPSYMATRDEKHSTRGRANILREYFTGNRSADKLSMEDVHEALSLCLSCKACKAECPSGVDVAKLKAEFMHHYYTKKGKPASALLVGYMPAINKLFAPVPWLFNLPTKIPVIKHILPRIIGFSPKRSIPGMNSLSVKKWARKNKTAGTRQKIVYFFADEFTNYLDSDIGIKAILLLQKLAYHVVVPDLLSSGRTYISKGLLKKAKAIANENIQLMAPIISPECPIVGIEPSALLTFRDEYLNLVDDKLLPEAKKIKACSFTIEEFLAKEMEAGHITREQFTSEKRKISFHGHCYQKALSNTVYLKQVLSFPTNYEAEEIDSGCCGMAGSFGFEKDTYSLSMKIAEMKLLPAIRAAEQSTLLSASGTSCRHQIKDGSDREAKHPVEILYEALV, from the coding sequence ATGGTCCTGTCAAAAAATCAACTGCCTTACAACCAACTTTCGTCCTTATTAAAAGGCGAAGTTTCTTACCGTCATCTGGATCGCGCCCAGCATGCTACGGATGCCTCGGCCTACCGCGAAAAGCCTATGGGCGTGGTATGGCCACGCGACGACTCGGATCTAAATCTGATTGTTGATTTTGCCTATAAAAATCAAATTGCGCTCATCCCCCGTGGTGCAGGAACCTCCCTGGCCGGACAGGTGGTTGGCAAGGGATTGGTGGTGAATATGAGCAAGCACATGAACAACATTATTGAGCTCAACACCGAGGAGAAATGGGTGATAGTGGAGCCTGGCGTTGTGCTTGACGAATTGAACAAGTACCTGGCTCCCCACGGATTGTTTTTTGGACCTGAAACATCCACCTCCAACCGGTGTACAATAGGAGGTATGATGGGAAACAACTCCTGTGGATCCCACTCTCTGGTTTATGGCAGCACCCGCGACCACTTACTCGAGGTGCATGGCTATCTGGCCAATGGCGAAGAGGTGTTATTTAAAGAAATTCAAAATTGGGAATTCGAGAGTAAATGTCAGCAAGAAGGTTTAGAGGGGGATATCTATCGCGAAATAAAAAATATGCTTTCTGATGCCGCCAATATAGAAGAGATAAAAAAGGAATTTCCGCACATAGATATTCATCGGCGCAATACGGGCTATGCCATTGATTACCTTGCAGGGATGTCGCCTTTTAACGAAGAGGGTGATAACTTTAACATGTGCAAGCTGATAGCCGGGTCGGAAGGTACCCTGATGCTGGCCAGTAAAATTAAACTGAACCTGGTACCCACACCGCCCAAGCACCAGGCACTAATATGCGTTCATTTCAGTTCTTTACAGGAATCCTTGCACGGCAATATTGCCGCATTAAAGCATCAACCGCGTGCAGTTGAGCTTATCGACGATAAAATAATTGAACTGGCGGGTGAAAGTGTGGCACAACAAGCCAACCGCTTTTTTATTAGCGGAACACCTGCCGCTATACTGGTCATTGAGTTGGCACACGACAGCTTAACAAAACTTGAAAAACAAGTACAAAACTTAATTGCCGACTTTAAACGTGAGGGTTTAGGTTATGCCTACCCCATTATTAATGCCGAAAACATGGGTAAGGTATGGGCTTTTCGTAAAGCGGGGCTGGGTGTTCTCTCCAATATGAAAGGCGACGACCTGCCGGTTGCTGTAATTGAGGATACCGCAGTGTTACCTTCCGACTTGCCCGCTTATGCCAATGAAATTAACGAACTGTTGGATAGCCTGGGGAAAGACTGTGTTTTTTATGCACACGTAGGAAGCGGCGAACTACACCTGAGGCCGGTTTTAAATCTCAAGAATCCTGAGGATGTAAAACTGTTTCGAACAATTGCCAAAGCAACGGCAAAAATCGTTAAAAAATATGATGGATCTTTAAGTGGTGAGCATGGCGATGGGAGGTTGCGTGGCGAGTTTATCCCATTTATGGTGGGTGATTTAAACTATGCATTGTTCATAAGAATAAAAAATGCCTTCGACCCGCAAGGGCTTTTCAATCCGGATAAAATTGTTAAAACGCCTCCTATGAACACCTCGCTGCGCTACAGGCCGGCAAATCCAGAAAAAAAAATCAAAACTATTTTTAGTTGGGACGACACGCTGGGAATGTTGCGTGCAGCCGAAAAATGCTCAGGATCGGGCGATTGTTTAAAATCGGAGGTGATTGGGGGCACCATGTGTCCGAGTTATATGGCTACCCGCGACGAAAAGCACAGCACACGTGGACGAGCCAATATTTTAAGAGAATATTTTACCGGAAATAGAAGTGCAGATAAGCTTAGCATGGAAGATGTTCATGAAGCGCTGAGTTTATGCCTATCGTGTAAAGCCTGCAAGGCCGAATGTCCCTCGGGGGTGGATGTTGCAAAGCTAAAGGCAGAGTTTATGCACCATTATTACACAAAAAAAGGAAAGCCTGCCTCGGCACTGCTGGTAGGATATATGCCGGCCATCAACAAGTTGTTTGCGCCGGTTCCATGGCTTTTTAATCTACCCACTAAAATACCGGTAATAAAACATATACTGCCCCGTATTATCGGATTTAGTCCCAAACGTTCTATCCCCGGGATGAACAGCTTATCCGTAAAAAAGTGGGCTCGAAAAAACAAAACAGCAGGTACAAGGCAAAAAATAGTTTATTTTTTTGCCGACGAGTTTACCAATTATTTGGATAGCGACATTGGTATCAAGGCTATATTATTGCTCCAAAAGTTAGCTTATCATGTTGTGGTACCCGATCTTTTGAGTAGTGGACGTACTTATATCTCAAAAGGGTTATTAAAAAAAGCCAAAGCGATAGCCAACGAAAATATTCAATTGATGGCTCCTATTATTTCACCTGAGTGCCCTATTGTGGGTATTGAGCCTTCTGCCCTACTTACTTTTAGAGATGAGTACTTAAATTTGGTGGACGATAAGCTACTGCCGGAAGCCAAAAAAATTAAAGCATGTAGTTTTACAATTGAAGAGTTTTTGGCTAAAGAAATGGAGGCAGGCCATATCACCCGGGAGCAATTTACCAGCGAAAAACGAAAAATAAGCTTCCATGGTCATTGCTACCAAAAGGCACTCTCCAATACGGTATACCTTAAACAAGTACTCTCATTTCCTACGAATTACGAAGCGGAGGAAATTGATTCAGGTTGTTGTGGGATGGCCGGCTCCTTTGGCTTCGAGAAAGATACCTACAGCTTATCAATGAAAATAGCCGAAATGAAACTTCTACCTGCCATCAGGGCAGCTGAGCAGAGTACGCTGTTGTCTGCGTCGGGCACTTCGTGCAGGCATCAAATAAAAGATGGATCGGATAGAGAAGCCAAGCATCCGGTGGAAATTTTATATGAGGCACTGGTGTAA